The genomic interval TTCCAATGAATTTAGCACATCTGTCTGCATTCCTTGTTCATCTTGCTCCAAGGACCAGGTGGTGATGAAAAACTGCTCACGTCAAGCAGACATTGAATGTGGAAAGAGATGTTACAGCAAAGACAGGTACATCATGTAACAGCTGTACTTGAAGTGGCCATGGGGTGAAAGGGGGGGAGGGTGTCAAAGGGTGCTTGGAATTACTATAATTCCAACTTAAAATCTGATTAACTGCAGAATTTTCCTAGTTTGGCTTTGATTTACATTTAAATACCTGGCATTTGCCTATTGGTATAGGAaattttagtgaaactagccTGATAGAAATTAATTGTCATTGTTCAGGCCTTTAATGTTTCCTTGCAGGAATGGCACAGGGGTGGTGCAGTGGAGTTTTCTCCAGTcatcaggttttttttctagGTCCTTAAGTTTTCCTCCCTCTGCAAAAACCAACATTGCAAATTCCAATTGACCTGTAAATGGTGGGCAGGTGGAGCCACTTAGTTGGTTGTCCATTACTAGATTGCCATTTATTTAAAATGTTGggcaaaaatttttagacaaatcAATGcttctagttttttttaattctgtcaTTGACATGATAACAAGAATGATGATGTAGTTGTTCAATTTTCAGGCAAAAGGCTGGCTTATATGTTTTAAACAATGGATATCATAATCCTTGAAAAAATGAGGGGGTTGACATTTAATGTTTTACTCTATATGTCAGccaaaaaagataattttttattcctaactCTTCCCTTTGAACAGGTATTATGATGAATCCAAAGGAGATTGTCTTAAATGTTCCAAGTGCTGCAATGATGATCAAGATGTGGTGGAGAGTGAATGTATAGAAAAGTTGGGATCTCAATCAAGCATGATCTGCTCTTTCCACAGCAGTGTCAATAGATGCAATATTAAATCAACCCCAAAATTTGTACCTCAGTCTACCAGTCAGAGTTCAGCTGCCACTACATCAAGTCACATAGTCTCTGTAGCCTTAACTAATACCAGTGCCGATGTGGGTTACAGATTAGAAAATATAACCCATTCTGGGGTTGGTAGCTGGTTTGCTTCTAAAAACAAGAATTGCAATGACTCTTGTATATCAATTATAGCCACTGTGGTACTTAACTGCTTCTGGTAATTGTGAGTGGAATTTACCTAACATGGTTTTGCAAGTCATGGTCACCAACGCATAGTTGTGTTGATCCAGGTAAATCTCAGTCAAGAATCTTACATGTGGTGTACTAGTTGTCAGagacaaaataaatatattagGGAAGATTTAAGGTATGATTTTTATGTGACAAAATCTGATCCACTAAAATTGTCACAATTAACTGTTGTTGTGTAGTATCTCCAGTATCTCCTTTACATGTTCATTATGACTTTGTGAGAAAAGAAAGTTCGCCCACTGTAACAAAAGTTAGGTGCTGTCTAATTACAATTGTCTAATATTATACTCGGGGGATTTTTGGATGTCCTTAATGCAttacaaattactttcaatGTATAGTCAACAATTTTTACCATACTACCAACAGATGGGGGAACACATAAGAAGAAAAGTACCAAAGTTCATTATAATTCTGGATTAGCAGCAGTTGAATTATGTGAACCACTGTTAGAGGTAATGAATGTATGAATTAGTGCCCAGGCAGTCCACTTGTAGATGAACATgaagttctttaatttttcactttctacTCCAGTTGGACAGAGAAAATATGTGGTAATCTCTCCCATTTGAAACAGAAATGTTCTGAAGTTACAGTAAAAGAAATGTGGCTCTGTAAGTCCTTTATTATCCAGAATGGTTGTGTAAGTCAGGGGTGCAGTAAGGAATTATAAGTATCATAGAAACACAAGTGAAATAATGCTCTTGTTATTCAAGCCTTATGGTGCATAGgggtaaaatgaaaaatggtaTAAAGTTAAAGAGGAGCCAAGCAAATTGTAAAATGGGCCAGTCTGACCcattcattaattttgtttctgaaTTCCACTTTATTTTATCATGATGTCTGGATGCCTGTAATTAGTGTCTACTAGTGAGGGTGCATGGCAAtatttttgcttcaaaactATACTTTTTTTAGGTTTCACCTTTCATGGGTATAGTTGTACTCACTTTGATAGCTTATACATGATATAATTATCTATGCATGAACCATTTAGGATGTATATCAATTGTGGTTTACATTGTAGGGTGATGGAAAGTTGCGTACAAGCGCTTGCCACAATGCAGAACAGTTGGTGAAGTCaggtaattattattaatacttGTCATGCCTACAGTGGACCTGAACTCTTCtcacaaatttgaaaaatgctAAATAAATGGACTAAATAGGTAAAAATTTGAGGATTATTTTTACAGTTCATTTGTAATTTGAAGGCCTTAGTTGTCCCAAACatgaattgaaattaattcatttggggaaaaagtttttttaaaatttttggtgTGTCTAGTAGAAAACAATATATCATGTAAATAGTATATTGAGTGTTATAGTCTAATTACAGTACCTTTACACAGGCTGTTACATATGGATTATCTGATATATTTTGTCATGTTCAATCTGTGTTTCAGATTCTAAGCCAATAGGAAGCTTATTGGACTCAAGTGAACTGGAAACAATTTGCGAACTTTTAGACACACCCATTGGTGGAAAACTGGCCTATGAGATAATTGCTCGTTTTTATGGTGCCaattacttcaaaataaaagcaaggTTTCAGGATCAAAAATCAAAAGCAGTGATTGAATTGTTGGCAACTGAAAGGCCAGAACTGACAGTTTGGGAGTTTGCTAATGTGGTGAGGACAAAAGCTAGGAGAACTGATGTTGCTAATCGGTTGAAAGCATTTGATGCAAAGGCCACCAAAGAATTAACTGATGTGTGAAATATGTATATAGTGTTTATTTGACATCACTCAACTCAATAGTTGACCACaaactttatttgatttttgtaGATATTAAGTTGAAAACGTGAATGTGATTGTTTAGTGACTGTAAAAACATATACTACAGAGATGTATGTTTGCTAAGAATGTGAGAGTGCTCAGAGGACCCCTTAACAAGAGTGTATCTTTTATGCAGGCTTGAATAGATTTGTACATGTTTGAAGTGTCCATGTTGTCAAGTGTATTAAACGTGCCCTATCTTATGGATATTGTCTATGGAAAAAACCTTAGCCTATTATTACTTTAGTCTTTCATGTCTAATCTTTAAACAAACGCTGTGAAGGTTTTGAACTTCGAATCTCCCATCAGAATGAAGAAACCTCATTTtagatcttttttttaaggtgaagaacaccaaaaaattttttgtattgttttagAATGTGTAAATATATAGGTTACcatattcaaatttttgtcGTTTTTACTAAttgaagataatttttaaagtaGCAGGTTTTCAATTGAACTTTACATTTTGATTATCAGATGTTAAATGAATACAATCTTTTGTATTCATTCCTCCATAAATTGTATGTATTTATGCGTTCATTATATCTTTAATAGCCAGCCATTTTCATGCACCGAATGTACCTGTAGAAATAAGTAGATGAAGACTTGTAGCGGTTTAAGTCTTTTTAACTAGATGATCACCTGGTGTCAGTTCACTTGGCACATCTGTGTAAATCAACGATGGTGTGTATAtcatttacttttaataaaatattcttattttatGAATTATTCTTTGCCTACATTTTCAATCTACAGCACTGGGGAACTATTAAATATTTTACTGTTTCATTGCATAGCTTTCTTGTCTACTTTCAATCTCAATCAACCAATTTTCTTCATCTCTGTCTCCTTCATCATCaccatttcataattttcactGAGGACAGAATAAAAAGGCAAATTGTTAAGGCAACTGTGTCTAGAATTTTTATTCCTGATAGAAAAAGTACaacaaaaaagccaaaacaaTTAAAGCTAGCTGCCACCTTAATGACCTCTCCCAACCAGTGGTATATACAGTGGTAAGAAGGCAACCAAAGTTAGTCACTTTAAGCATTAAATGCGACACATAAATCTTTCTCTTTAATAAAATGACAAATACAAGATAAAACAAGAACACAAAATATTAACTAATGCATATAGTTCCctaattgcaaaatatttataaGTAATTTCAGCCAAAAGTCAGTTTGAGCACTGTAAATAATCCATCTCTAGATATCATggtgtaaacaaaacaaaaacaaagaggacATCTGAGATTTCTAATCTAATCAAAACGTTTTCTCACAAGTTTCACAAGGCATTTCACCTATTATTCAATATTAAAATTTCTGCAGCCAGGTGTGTTCCCAATATCTTAGTAAAATGTTTGTCAATGAAATGTTTAATGTAAGAGTATTTTGCTATCATGAGACATTTCTTGTCATGTATGTTTCCAGATATCAGCCTCTAACTTCGAAACAAAAACTACCTTGACACATCAAATACCAAGAACATTACCAGAAACACTTATACACTTAGGTgttataaaggaaaatattttacatttttgttatcCTGGCAGCATAATGTAAGCCTGCGCCTGCACAGTGGAGAATTCGGCTATTTACACTGTACATTAGCATGAAAACGGTTAGTGAGATGGGGTAGCCCTACGGTAAGTGAGCTGAACCCTGGGTTGGGAGGTACACTTTCAAGCTTTGGCCAGGTCATCTTGTTCTTCTCCgcctaagaaaaaaaatgagtacCACCAATTTTTCGGGAAAGCCAGAAAACATGCTGGGGGTTACCTTTAATGGATTAACATCCAATCTTGTATGAGCAGATAAGCTTGTGGTTGCTTCATACCACAGGAAATGAACTACCTCACCATATCATTTCCTTactcaataataataataataatgattataatgattataataatgatagtaataatgattTAGCAGAGAGTAAGACCGGATACCCGGAGAAAAACCCTCGGAGCAGGGatgagaaccaacaacaaactcaacccacatacAACACCAGGTACTAGAATCGAATCCTGGCCACAGTGGTGGGAGGCGAGTGCTCTCACCACTGCGCCATGCCTTATATTCGTAAGTATCAAGAGTATCAAGAGTTACAATGCTAACCTCAaccaaagttttaattttcccttCACCAAGCATAAGTTTAGCTCGAAAACAGATGGTGaggtttagaaaaaaaaattgaatgaggTAAACTATTGTAGAGTACAGTGTAACTTAAATTTGGCACAGTGACTGATTATTCATGAAGTTATGTTCTCAGAAAAGTAATCGGTAGATACCAGAagtatttccattattttcaccTCTAATCAGCTGCTGTCACTGGGCTCTgttgagaaaaatgttcaagATTAAAGTGAGCTCAGATAATAGAATTGCGACTTAGGAGATGTCATAATTGGAGCTGGTATTTCAATCGATAATCATGACACAATTTACCTTCACGACCATGCTATAAGTCTTAAATTACAATACAATTCATAAAGAGAAAGGAGGTTTGCAtcacaaaataaataagtttacAAAGGttatgaaaaacaatattttaatagATGACAAGGTGGCCtcatgacttgaaaaaaaaaatagaaaaaatgcaTTGTACATGTTGGCGATAGGCGTTCattgggaaaatttattttgccaaACCCACCAATTCTAACAGTCAGTATTCCTATTACCAAATGCTTGCTCAGAAAAGTACTattctttaaaactctttttgcTATCATTTTGTTGTTACCgtaaatttatattaaaaattgTTAGTGTTACTCTGAAAGTAAACGAGACTTACCCAAAATGCGATGGGAAAGTACAGAGAACACTGTGTCTCTGCATCGATGGCTAAGGtgatttttccttgttcttgaCAAGGATTTTCGGATTCACCAACATACTGGAGTCGGAAATGGGACTTGGCTCCTGGTGCTACTCGGTTTTTGCTCTCACATTCAATGTTGGCAACTCTAAAAACCTAAAGAATCAGAAATTCATAACCGTTGAAAAGCACAGTGCGAAGAGATATAATCCTTTGCTTGATATCAGAAGACTCACTGAAAAGAGTGATTGTTCACTCTTAATCCTAGAAATTTACGAGTGTCCAACAAGAACTTGACATCTATAGAAAACTGTGTTTGGATTAAAAGctattaaaaaatgaataacgaAACATTGAACTATCATAAAAGGTGTAATCCGGACtgaatgatttaatttttgtgtttcaaatGTACTTACAAATTCTCGGCGTCTTTCATCCTCAGGAGAGACGAAGTTTTGTTGCTGTTGATCCacaatttcaaatgaaattctAATTTGCTCGTGAACAAATACAGAATGAAAATCTTGGCTTTTGCCATTGTtaacacaaaatgaaatttgtctCGTTGAGTAACCTTGCTCAGTTCCCTCATTTTTGTAACTTTGAACAATTGTCTCATATaccttaaaggaaaaaaaagatgtctAAGTGTCATTAACTATTCAACGATGAAAACTTTCAATTGCGAAGGAATTCAATTTCCTACACTCACCTGTTGCTCTTTTTCAGGGATCATATAAAGTAAGAataacttttctttcctttcttggTGGCTTCtttcaaaaaggaagaaaaccaCTGTTAGACCAGGCGATGGATGCTGCACCGAATGGTCACACACATCTGCGGAggacatgaaataaaaataacgtACGTAGATGCAAATAAGTCCTTCCAAAGATACGTTCATGAAAATGGTGATCAGATATACAGATTGTAAGAGTTTCTTTACACTGAACAACTCCTCTATCGTGTTTTACGTGGCCCAGTGCTGTAAACGAAGTAAAGCAGATTTTAAGTTGAAGACTATTTTGGAAGAGTGAAGTTCGTTAATTTGGACATGTACAATTATGCGGGGTTTAAAAGGGTTTTAAGTCGACGACTAATTTGACTGGTTGGATAATGATGCGATAAACATACTTCTCAAACAGACAAATCAAAATCGTTACTTCtcgaatgaaaagaaaagagcagTACAATTTACGCACACCGTCTTTGAACACAAGAGCTCAAACTTCGAACTTACGTAGTACAGGAATTTTCTTTCGCTGAGGTTCAGAAGGCACTGTTGGCAAAGATGCTGCTGTCGAGTCGCTGCAGACCTCATCTTCAAGGGATAAACTGGGAAGCGACGGCAAATGTCCCCTGTACGAATCTGGAACGGTTAACAAGGTTTCTTCCGTTGTAGTTGGATTTGGGTTGGATTTATTGGGTTTTCCTCGCTGAGTGCGGTTTCGAGTTATCGCTTTACCGCATAGCCTACAGACCATTTCAGGAGTTCTGCTGGACGTTAAAGTAGGTTGCCCTTCTAAACTATGGGAACACAATTCACTTTGTTCTCTTGATCGTTCCGAAAGGTCATTTCTATGTGCTGTCCTGATCCGATTTTCTTCTAAGTCAGAGTCGCTGTCAGATTTATATTGTGCATTACTCCCTATGGCAAGGAGCCCCTCGTTGTTATCTTCGCCCTCCAGAGACCGATCCTCATTTTCATCGCTctacaaaatgaaatgaaaattgttgttttaatttttcggCTAAACGATCTTCTATTTATATTTAAATGGAGAGCTATGGAAAACGAAAATATTGATGCAAATAAGATAAGTTTCGAAAGTGAAGTGGAGAACAGCGGATGAAATAAAGCTATAAATTGTAAGTGGAGAGGGAAAATTGCTATCAGTGCTCAGAATTTACCATATTGTCTCTGTTTGTATTTTCTGCAGCCATTGCTTCAGTATCTTTCCACAATTCATTAATCTGCTCAGCAGAAATTGAATGATATCTCGCTTTTAGGGTCACAGTAACGAAAACGAGAGCTAAAATTTATTCACGTGACCTACTCTTCGTCCCTTTGATTGGTTTTCGATTACCCACTCGGGGAATCCCCATGTCAGAACATGGGGTTTTCCCTTTCTAAAATAGGATTGTTACCTTTTAATTCATGGACATAGCTTTCACTTTCGAAAGCTTGCTCTTCTGTGGCATAAATTTTGTCAGCAAGCTTAAACGGAATTAGATTTAACCAAATACCGAAGGACACAAGTAAGATCTGTTGCGTACTTAACCAAAACGACATAGTTTCCTTTGATATTATACATTAATTTTTGGCTTTTACGACAGGTATACCCCAATCACGGCACTGGGACGCTCAGCATTGAAAATTTAGACTTTGAAATGGGAAACATTTTCTCTGTGATCGCTGTTGTCTGCCTACTGGTAAGTCGTTATTTTGAGCGAAATTAGAAAATTCGATGCCTCGATGGTAAATTCGATGTAAATTCGATGCCTCGATGATTCTTATGATGCTCGAACTAACTTAGAAGTACTTCCTGTTATGGATGTTGAACGCTTTTAGATCAGTCGAACAAAATTCAACTGCCAACCCTCTTCTGCTATGTGACGTCCTCACTTTGCACATCTACTCAATCACAGTTTGGTCAACTGCGTTACCTTTGTTTTTCAGTAGGAGTCACATCACAAAGTTTCATGTTTTACAACGTGCatacatttttcttccaaacTCGTGCACCTCTATCCACCTACGCCTTCATCACGTTTCAGTCTTCCACCCACGTTCTTAATCCCATGACAATATCAGTTTCGCTTATCGGCGGAATTTGAATTTCATCCACTTAAATCACGGCTAAATTTATAGTTTCAAACCTCATATACGAAAGATTTAAATCAACATCTGTTTACCTCTACTTTCACTGCACTGCATCTACGCCATGGTCAtctcaaattttcaatttgcacATTTCACTCATGCgttaattttaaaacagaataaCGCAACAAATACGGGAAGTTTCAATATCTAATTTAAGCAAAGCTGAATACGTACCCTTGCACACTGTTGAGTGTTTACGTTTCTgctttttttggtgaaaatctGGAGTAAGAGTGGAAGCAGGAGGACGCGTCGCCGAGTAGTAGGCAGGCTACACTTGCaacctgggcccagttgttcaaaggccgattagccctaacccagggttaaatttcaatccagctttctttatttctttattcaaaagTCTTTTAGGAAAAATGTtcactattctttttagaacatctaatgatcaaattgcaagcaaaaagatttgacctgaattttctcttaaatttttcagacctgaaataaaatttcacactaaccctgggttacaTTAACccagttttgaacaaccgggcctgGTCTAAATGTACTGGGTCGAGTCTTGCAAATAGCCAACGGGTCTGCCTTCAAACAGTTATGGTTTATAACCATGTCctgttgtattttttaattatttctttcactgAATTGATTTGTCTCTTGGCCTTATGTACCATATGTACAGCCTTTGTCGTCCAAAGGGTCAATAAATCCTTTCTACTTATATAAAGATTATTTTTAGAGCTAAACATCCTAAACAGCATTTATCTCTTGCCTAACATGTACACCATTTTGATGTCGAGTCCTCTTTTATAGGTTAAGTCAGTGTCTTCAGCCATATTTTGTCAAGAAGACCATCATGGACATGGTCTGTCCCTGGTACTTGACAGCATTACAACTCAAGCATTTAGCCTAGGATTCAGCCTTCTGATTCTTTACCTTGTGTACAGTatgttttcatttgacagcAGTTTGGCCGACAGAAACCAGTCAGCAGACCGCTATGATCATAATTCTAAACAAAGAATACTAAATGCACAATCTGGTGAGTGTCAAAAAGACATCAGGATACTTATTAAACGTACTCAATTACTTTGGCATAAAGAAGTTTAgcattttaatattatttttattctgttAGCCTGCAAGAAGGACGTGCTTTTTGAATATCCAGTGCAACAAAGTACTGACCATATAATATTTCAGAAGACTGGGGTAGAAGTGATGGAAGTGAAGGCTGCTAATGGATTGACACTCACCAATAGATGGATGCCGGGAAATGTGATGTTACAAGCTTGCACTGAAGCAATGCTGCCAGACCATTTACAGGAGGATGAGTTGTCTCTAAGCCCAGTATATAAATTTGTATCAGATGTTGTAAAGTTGGACAGACCACTTGAAGTTTGGATACCTCATGGTGCAAACATTGTTTTAACAGGCGAAAACTGGAATGTAATTTTGAAGGAGTATCGAAACGACAGTTGGGTAACTGTTGGCCAAACTAGTAAAAGTATCAAAACACAAGAATCAAAGAACTTTGTCTGTAAAAGCAATCATGTGAGATTCAAGACTGACCATTTATCAACTTTCAAAGTAACTGGAAAGTTTGAAACGTCTCGGTCGACTTTGGCCGTTAAGAGAATGAAGGTTGTAGCATTCTGCAGTGAAACCAAAGTTGGAGAAGAACTTGTTGTCAGGCTTTACTGCTTTGATGATTGTGAATGGTCTCTCGAGGTAtatggttttcattttatgataatttagATCAGTGTTATTGTTAACGCTACTTCTTAAAATAACGCGATAGTATGGAAGAGAAATTTGCGATACAAACTACTGGTGCCAAGCCATGTGCACTCGTGCAAACAGTACCTTAACCAAAAatgttttctatttgttttacgGAGTTTTTGATTTATGATCGGGCCttgtttcatcattttattttcaatcaaaaatattgctttctgttttttgtcttggaGAAAGCACAATCTAAGTAAATTGAAGTTAGttgtctttgtttattttttaccGTTACAGAGGATGATGCAAATGGAGCAGAAAATTGGAGGAAGACTCATGTCCTCGATCGAATCTGTCAGCTTTTCTGTTACCAGTAAACAGGGTCTTAACATATCTGTAAAAGATCTTGCGGGCTGGCAGCTGAATAAGGCCTCCCCACTGGTATTGCCAAAAACATGTCACTTGCTTTCCTGGACAAACCGTCCATTAAATCTGTGTTATAGTCTTAATTCCTACTTGTGTAGTTCAGTTCCTTTTTTCGACCTGTTTCTAATGAGAAGATAGGTGCAGGGAATTACTATCAGGGTCATATTTTGTATCTTTTGCCTCTTCTCGATAGCCTCGCAGCTCATCGAAGAAATTTGctctttgtttattattattattcttttagTTCATTCCTTAAATATGCCATAAGCGTACCAAGAATTTTATGTAAACTTCTGACAAGAATTTAATtataaatcatttcttttattataaCTCTAGAAATTCAGCTTTGAATCACTGAGGAACTCCTTCAACGTCATTCCTCGGTGTGATCTGGTATTCCAACCTTGCAGGAAGTCACTAAGCACCAGTGTTTTTGTGGAATTGGTTTTAAATCATGAACCATCTGGTGAAACAAGGATTTATGCATCCACATCActgaaaaaggtaaagaaatatCCAGCCtatattttaactttctttcctCTTGCGTTCTGACAAACGTATCCGAGTCCAGCCCCGCAAACGCTATTTCTATATATTTTCTCCTGTAGAGATTTTTAGAAGATCCTTTAATAAGATCATTTGAA from Pocillopora verrucosa isolate sample1 chromosome 14, ASM3666991v2, whole genome shotgun sequence carries:
- the LOC131784315 gene encoding uncharacterized protein; this encodes MAAENTNRDNMSDENEDRSLEGEDNNEGLLAIGSNAQYKSDSDSDLEENRIRTAHRNDLSERSREQSELCSHSLEGQPTLTSSRTPEMVCRLCGKAITRNRTQRGKPNKSNPNPTTTEETLLTVPDSYRGHLPSLPSLSLEDEVCSDSTAASLPTVPSEPQRKKIPVLHVCDHSVQHPSPGLTVVFFLFERSHQERKEKLFLLYMIPEKEQQVYETIVQSYKNEGTEQGYSTRQISFCVNNGKSQDFHSVFVHEQIRISFEIVDQQQQNFVSPEDERRREFVFRVANIECESKNRVAPGAKSHFRLQYVGESENPCQEQGKITLAIDAETQCSLYFPIAFWSPVTAAD
- the LOC131784395 gene encoding uncharacterized protein, which produces MGNIFSVIAVVCLLVKSVSSAIFCQEDHHGHGLSLVLDSITTQAFSLGFSLLILYLVYSMFSFDSSLADRNQSADRYDHNSKQRILNAQSACKKDVLFEYPVQQSTDHIIFQKTGVEVMEVKAANGLTLTNRWMPGNVMLQACTEAMLPDHLQEDELSLSPVYKFVSDVVKLDRPLEVWIPHGANIVLTGENWNVILKEYRNDSWVTVGQTSKSIKTQESKNFVCKSNHVRFKTDHLSTFKVTGKFETSRSTLAVKRMKVVAFCSETKVGEELVVRLYCFDDCEWSLERMMQMEQKIGGRLMSSIESVSFSVTSKQGLNISVKDLAGWQLNKASPLKFSFESLRNSFNVIPRCDLVFQPCRKSLSTSVFVELVLNHEPSGETRIYASTSLKKRFLEDPLIRSFEHDEVEK